DNA sequence from the Teretinema zuelzerae genome:
CCTCGCGTTCTCGGGCGGTTTCTCCGCCGGAGACGAACCGGACGGCTCCGGCAAGTTCATAGCCAACGTGATCCGCGAAGCGCAAATTGCAGACTCCATCATGGAGCTTCTGGACGCGCGCAAGGGGCTCGTTCTCGGCGTCTGCAACGGCTTCCAGGCCCTCATCAAAACCGGCCTTGTTCCCTACGGAAAAATTCTGAACCCCTCGGAAGAAATGCCCACCCTGACCTACAACACCATCGGCCGCCATATTTCCCGCTTCGCGCGCACCCGGATAGCATCGGACGCGAGCCCTTGGGCGAACGGCGACAATCTGTTACTCGGTAAAATCCATAACATACCCCTTTCCCACGGAGAAGGCCGTGTTATACTCACAGCCGGCCTTGCGGAGGAACTCTTCCGCAAGGGTCAGATCTTTACGCAGTACGTAAATCCCGAAGGAGTCCCCGTCATGACGGAGCCGGACAATCCGAACGGCTCGATGTACGCGATAGAGGGAATGACCGACCCGACCGGAAGGATTCTCGGAAAAATGGGGCACAGCGAACGCCCCCTGGACGCCGCGGGAAAAGCGGGAACGACCGGACTATTCACAAACATTCCCGGCGATACATGCCAAGACATTTTTGCCGCGGGTGTCAGATATTGGCGGGGATAACCCCGCATGAACCAAGCAGGAGTACTAATGAAAAAGATTACAGCCCGCGCCATCGGCGCAATTCTCGCGGCGATAACGCTCATCGGATGCGGAAGCGCGCAAAAGTCATGGATCACCGATCTCGATGAAGCGAAAGCCGCTTCGCAGAAGGGAAAAAAGGATCTCCTCGTGGTTTTCACCGGCTCCGACTGGAACGACCCGAGCAAAAACCTCCTGACGGCCGTGTTCACCGAAGACTTCTTCAAGAAGGCCGGCAAGAATTACGTATTGTGCAACATCGACATCGTTCAGGACGAATCCCTGATGGATCAGGCTCTGGTGGAAAAGAACTACGGAATCGCGACCACCATGGGAATCCAGGCTATGCCGACCGCCCTGCTGTTCACGAAGGACGGAGACCGCTACGGTTCCGCAACCACCCCGGAAGGAATCGCGAGCCCGGCTGAGTTCATCGAATGGCTCGGATCCTTTTCCGAAAACCGCGATAAAATCCTCAAGCTCAAAGCGAACATCAACAAATCCAAGGGCGCCGAACGCGCCAAGAACATCGACGCCTTCATGGACGAAGTCGATCCCGGCCAACGCCAGCAATACGCGGACCTCATCCGTGAAGTCCTGACCCTCGACGCGTCGGGAGAAGCCGGACTCAGAAGCGAATACCGCCTCCAGGTCGCCTACCTCGACGCGATCGCCCTGTATCAGACGGGAGACATGGAAAACGCGGCGAACTGCTTCGTAACCGCTGCCGGCGAAGGCCTCCTCGATCCCGCGCAGGTTCAGGAAGCGTGGTACATGGGCGCCTATCTTTCGGCTCTTTCGGGCAAGGTAGAAAACGCGACCATTCTGGAATGGCTCGACAAGGCAATCGCCGCCGATCCCGAAAACCCCGGCGTAACGCAGATCCGGTCGGCTATCGAGCAGATCAAAAACGCCCCCGAAGGCGCGACCGCCCTCGGCAACTAGCACCCTTCGTTGACGGAACGGTTCCATATACGGTATCCTTGAAACAAGTATATGGAACCTTCTGAACCGCCCTCTTATCTCGTCTATCTGGTCCTCCTCGCGGGACTCACTCTGTTATCCATGTTCTTTTCCGCTTCCGAAAGCGCCTTCCTATCCGCAAGCAAGCTCCGCATCAGATATCTGGCCGAAAAAGGCGTAAAAGCCGCGATCCGTCTGGAAAAACTGAACGAAACGAGAACCATTCTCCTCGGCATCATTTTAGTCGGAAACAATATCGTAAACATCGGAACCTCCGCCCTCATTACCGCGATCGCCCTCCCCCTCTTCGGTTCCTCCGGCATCGGCATCGCGGTCGGCGTCTCGACTGTGCTTCTTCTGGTCTTCGGCGAAATATTTCCGAAATCGGTCGCCCTCCTGCACCCGGAACGAATCGCGCTGCGCTTTTCTCTGCCCTTAAGCGTTCTGGTCTTCATCGCTCGGCCGCTCGTCGTCTTTTCGCGGGCCATGGGAAAGGCGGCCAGCCGTCTTACGGGAATCGCGGCGAAATCCAAAAAAGCGACTGTTACCGAAGAAGACATTCGGACAATGATAGAAGTCGGCGAAGAAGAAGGCCTCATCGAATCGGACAAGCGGAGCATGATGCATAAAATTCTCAGGTATACGGACCTGACGGCCCGGGAAATCATGGTGCCCCGGACTGAAATCACGATGGTTCCTGTTTCCGCTTCCCTGGAGAACATTCAAAGCCTTATCACCGATTCCCCCTACTCGCGCTTTCCGGTCTACGGAAAAGACATCGACGACATCAAAGGCATCCTCTACGTGAAGGATCTCCTGTTCAGCGAGGGCCAGACGCGCGAAAACTTCACCATCACCGACAAGCTCAGGCCTGCCGTTTTCGCCTTCGAATCCTGGAAGCTCTCGGAGCTTCAAAATATTTTCCGCGCCCGGAACACCACCCTCGCGGTAATAATCGACGAATACGGCGGAGTCGCCGGCATGGTGACCGCGGAAGACCTCGCGGAGGAAATTTTCGGAAACCTCGAACGCAACGCGCAGGAGACTGCGTCCGCCGGCGTCGCGGACTCCTCCGATGCAGCGGAAAATCCTGCCCGACCCTTCCATGTAGACGGAACCGAGCGGCTGGACACCTTGAGCGAACGGCTCGGCTTCGTTCTTTCAAGCTCGCAGTTCGACACCCTTGCCGGCTTCATCCTCGAACGAGTCGATGAAATTCCCGAGCCCGGAACCACAATCGAGGTTCAGGGCTTCCTTTTCACCGTCGCGGGAAGAACCGGGAACCGCATAACCTCGGTTCTCATAACGCCGCAGGAGGCCGCGCGATGAACGAAATCCTGGCAAGCGTCGTCCCGCTGATTCTGCTTCTCGCGGCTTCCGCGTTCTTCTCCGGATCCGAAGCGGCCTGCTCGTCTCTCACCAAGCTCCAGCTCAGGCGGCTGAGAAAACAAAAGGACCCTGCCTCTAAATCGCTGAGCGCCCTCATGTCCGACGTCCAACGCCTGCTCACCGCCATACTCATCGGAAACAATCTGGTGAACAACTGGGCAGCAAGCCTCGCGACGGCCTTTGCCATATCGCTGCTGGGGGAAAGCGGGATCGGAGCCGCCACGGCGCTGATGACCGTGCTCATCATTATTTTCGGTGAAATCAGCCCAAAAACCGTCGCGTCGAAGCATCCGCTTAAAATCGCTTCTGCGATCGCCCCGGCCCTGCTGGTTTTAGAGAAAATACTGTTTCCCTTCATATTCTTTTTCACGAAAATCAACGGACTGTTCCTTGCGGCGATCTCGTTTTTCTTCCCGCAAAACGCCCACCGCATTACCGAGGACGAGCTGAAAACCGTCATGGATCTCGGCAGGCGCGACGGCGTGCTGGAGGAGAAAGAGCACAAGCTTCTGCACAAGGCCTGGGAATTCACCGATCTGCGGATCAGGGAAATCTTGATTCCCCGAACGTCCATCGCCGCCGTGAACGAAAACTGCACCGTATCGGAAGCCCGGACCGCCTTCAGAGCCCAGAGTTTCTCGAGAATGCCGGTATACTCGGGCTCCCTCGACAACGTCGTCGGACTCCTCCATTACCGGGATATCCTCATTCCCGGGCAGGACGACTCGAAAAAAACGATAGAAAGCCTCATAAAACCCATTCATTTCGTATCCGAAATGCAGACGGCGTCAAAGCTTCTCGAGGAATTCCGCGCCCATGGACAGCATCTGGCGGTCGTTCTCGACGAGCACGGAGCGACGGCGGGCCTGGTGACCCGCAGGGACGCGATTTCGGCGGTTTTCGGCGGAATCCACGACGAATACGACCTTTCAAACGCCCAATCGAAAAAAGAAATACAGATTGTAGACTCCCGCTACGTACGGGCGCCTGGTGAAGCCCGCCTCGAGGAGATCAATACGGTGCTCGGAGTCGAATGGGACTCCGAATTTTATGAAACCGTCGGGGGCTTCGTCCTGGAATTGGCCGGAAGGCTGCCTTCGATCGGGGAGCGATTCCACCACGAGAACGCGTGGTTCATCGTCGAAGATAAAATCGGAAGAAAGATTTCCAGAATAGGTATATTATTGGACAGCAAGGAGTAACAGGTGTTCAAGAAACAAACCGCCGACAAAGACCGCTTCTTAATCCTCGGCCGCTCGGAATCGATGACGGTGATCGCGGAAGAACTCGCCCGATCCTCCGCGGTTCAACGCTCTGAAATCGTTCTGGCCTCCCGATTCGATCCGGGCGAATCCGTCAAATCGCATTTCCCTGTTCCTCCTGCCTACATCCAGGGAAATCCGGCGGAAACAGCCTTTCTTGAAACTCTGAAACCGGCTTCCGCCAGCCGGATCCTCGTCAACCTCACCGGCGCGCCGGACGGAGACTTGCAGGCCCTGAGAATCGCGACCGCGCTGCAAACTGTGCTTGCGTCCGCGAAAGACGGCCCGGACATTCTGATTCTCGTAGATTCGCCGGAATACCGCGCCAAGATCCAGACTCTTGTTGTTCCAAAAATGAAGGTCTTTTGCCCGATAGAAGCATTCCCTGCCATAGCGGCCCAATCTTGCCGCCAGGATCGCCTTTCGCTCATCTTCGACGAGCTTTTTTCCTATCACGGAAATGAAATCTACCGCATCCCGGGAAAACCGATGAAAGGCCTCTCGTGGACCCAGGTGCTCAGGGCCTTTGCGAACGCCTGCCCGGTCGGGCTTGCGCAGAACGGCAGGCTGTCCATCAACCCAAAGCAAAGCGCAGTAATCGAGGAAGACGACGAACTCTACGTCCTCGCCGGAAATCCGGACGATATACAGATTGCCCAGCCGATCCTGCCCGCGCCGGACAACCGAGACATATCTCCCGATTCCATCGAAACCACGCATCCCCAGAATTTCCTGTTTCTCGGATGGAATCCTCTCTGCCCGTCCATTCTGGCGGATCTCGCCCATTATGCCCCGAAGGGTTCGGCCGTACGCATCGTGTGCGCGGATAATCCGGGCTTCAATCAATCGGAATCGCCGAAGATCTCTATCCAATGGACGGAGGGCGATCCTCGCGACAAGGCTGTCATAGCAGCGGCTGATCTTGAGAATTGGGAAAACATCGTCATACCCGGATCGGCCTTCCCCGCTTCAAGCGAACAGATGGAAATTCTGCACACGCTGGCAGGCCTCATGGCGGGACCGGGACTCAGAAACCACATAACGACTCTTACCGGAACTCCGGCACCGGAGTATTATCCTGAAGATCGAATCCTTTCTACCGATATTCTCTATAAGCTTGCGGTGCAGCTTTTAATCCAGCCGGACCTCTTCGACGTATTCAGGGAGCTCATCCAGCCGATAGGTACGGAAATTTATCTCAAACCGGCGGAGAATTACGTTACTATCGATCGGCCGGTGGACTTTTATACTATACTTGAATCTGCGCGCCGGAAAAATGAAACAGCCATCGGATATTTTCTCGAGGAAAACAGGAAAATAGCCTTGAATCCGGTTAAAACGGAGAAAATAAGCTTCTATCATTACGATAAGATAATCGTCCTTTCGGACGAACACTGATACCAGGAGTACTCTCTATGAAACTGCGAAAAAAGTTGATCCTCATGTTCACCATCGTTTCCGTAATGCCCTTCGTATGCGGAATGCTGTTCATCCTCATGAGGACAGGCCGCGCAATGCGGAGCGATGCGGCCAATTTTATGACCGAATACACTAATGAAATCTCCGGCGAGATCGGAGCCTTCTTCGGCGATAAAATCGGTTACATCTCGGCGCTCTCGCACCTTCCGGACATTACCGGATTCGAGTGGGCCAAAGCAGGTCCCGCCCTGAACCGGCTCGCGAAGGAGGACGGAGACATCGCGGCCTTCATGCTCGTCCGCGCGGACGGTTCGTACTACCGTTCCGACAATCCCGGAAATCCCGCATGGGGAAGCCGGGTAACTCCGAATAATAACGATCCCGATTCGAGCCCCACCCTTCTTACGGAACGAGATTACTTCAAAGAGCTTGTTTCCGGGCCGACCGCCCGCAACAAGCAGGTATGGCTGTCCGAACCCGTTTTCTCCAAGGCAACACAGAAAAAACAGATCATCATCGGCACCAACCTGTTCACCAATCAAAGCGCTCCCGTCGGACTCCTCGCGATACTGCAGGAGGCGGGCCCCCTCTCCGAACATCTCACCAGCCAGGCGTCCAGGCTCGGAGACTACTTCGGCACCGGGAGCGCCCTCTTCCTCGTCTCCGATCAAGGCTCCGTCATTTCGATGATCGCGCAGACAGACGCGGCTGCCGGATACGCGGAACAGGTTCTCACGACGAACGAGGTCTGGACGCTTGATTCCATCCCGGCAGAAATAGCCGAAACCGTCCAGACCCTTAAATCCTCGAATCAGGAAACAGCTCGCTTCTTCTGGAAAGAAAAAAAAGGCTTCTACCACGCCTCGATCGAGCGCGTTCCGCGAACGAATTACTCGGTAATTTTCACCGTCCCCGACAGAACCCTGTACGCCTCCGTGTACTCGATCTACGCATCCATGATCACCATATCGGTTCTCACCTTTCTTATAGTGCTCGTCATCTCTACCCTGCTCGGAGGCCGCATCGCCAAGCCCCTGGCGCATACAGCCAAAACCCTCGAGGACATTGCGGAGGGTTCGGGCGATCTCACCTACCGCATCGCGCTCAGCGGAAAAGACGAAACGACGGACGTCGGACACTTTTTCAACAAGTTCATCAACACCCTCCACGGAATGATCAGCCAGGTCAAAAACCAGGCGCAAACCATGGAAACCATTTCCGAAGAGCTTGAAACAAGCGCTGAAATCATCAAATCCGATATAGAAGGCATTTCCGGCAACGTCGCCGACCTCAACTTCGAAACGGAAGAACAAAGCGCGAGCGTCACCGAGACGTCGTCCACCATACATCAGATCGCGAAAAACATCGAAAGTTTGACCCGGCAGATCGAAAGCCAGAGCTCGGGAGTCACCGAATCCTCCGCCGCGATTCAGCAGATGGTTTCGAACATCAATTCGATCTCCGGCAACCTCGACCGCGCGGGAGGAAGCTTCGAAGACCTTCTTGCGGCCTCCGGAGACGGACGGGACTCGATGCAGAACGTCATCGAACTGGTGAAGGATGTTTCGGAACAGTCCCAGAATCTGTTGGAAACGAACGAAGTAATCAATTCCATCGCAAGCCAAACGAACCTTCTCGCGATGAACGCGGCCATAGAAGCGGCTCACGCGGGCGAAGCCGGCAAGGGATTCTCCGTCGTTTCGGACGAAATTCGCAAGCTTGCAGAAAGCTCGTCCGAACAGTCGAAAGTAATCGAAGGAGAGCTGAAAAAAGTCGTTTCGCGCATCGAAACCATAGTCGAAGCCTCAGCCAAGGCCGACGACGCGTTCGGAACGGTCGCAGACAGCATCCGCGAGGCGAACGGCCTGGTTCAGGAAATACGCATGTCGATGAAGGAGCAGAGCGAGGGAAGCCAGCAGGTTCTCGAAGCCCTGCAGGAAATCCAGGAGATCACCATGCAAATCCGCGACGGTTCCCTGGAAATGAATCAAGGCGCTACCATGATTCTCAAGGAAATGAGCCGGCTCGAGGACATATCGCACAAGGTTCAGAAAAGCACCCAGGCGATCGCCCGATCGAGCGACACCATCGGCGCTACCATCGAAGAAATCATGAATGTGACGGGAAAGAACGCGGCGGTCGTACGCACGCTGAACGAAATCACCGGAAGATTCAAACTGTAAAAAAAGAACGCCCGGAGCGGCTTTCGTTACGCCGAAAGCGCTCCGGAACGCGCCCCTCTCCCGCGCGTCAGCCCTGATGAATCAGCGTATCTTCCTCGAGCGCTATATCGACGATCGTAAAAAACAGGATGATGACGAGCGGGCCCAGCAGGATTCCGTTAAACCCGAACACGTTCAAGCCGCCCAAAATCGAAAAGAAAATCAATAGCGGATGAATTTTTATCCGGTCCTTCAAGAACAAGGGCCGCAAAAAGTTGTCCATGAAGCTGATGAAAAAAGAACAGAAAACAGCGAACGCTATCGCGATTCCGAGACCCTGGCTCAGGAAGACGGTTACCGTCAAGGGAGCCCAGATCAGCGCGCAGCCGACCATCGGCACGAACGAACTGAACAGAATGAGAAACGAAAAGAGAAGAGCTCCCTGGATTTTGAAAATCGAGAATATGACGAAGGCCGCTATCGCCTGGTAAAACGCCACCATGAAAAATCCCATGAACAGATTCTTCGTAACGTCCCGGAATTTATTCAGGAGCTGTTTGGTGCTCTTCGAATCGATGGGAATGGCGGAAATGAACAGGTTAGCGAGATAATGCGCGTCCAGATAGAAGAAATACAGGGCGAAACAGATAAAGCACAGCGAGACAACAAAATTGGTCAGATTTTTTGCGACGCTTCCGGTGAAGGCCGCTATTGAATTTGAGTATGACGACAAGAAGGCAAGCATTTCGGACTTTATGTCGAGATTGGAGAGATCGATGGAGCCCATGGAAATATCAAGCACCATCGCGGAAATATTAGCGCCCAACCCGTCGTTCCTGAAAAAATGAGGATTCTCATTAATGAAGGTTCTCGCCTGATCGATGAATACGCGAATCTGTCCTACCAGCTGGAACCCTAAAAAAACCGCTATTCCGGACATCATCAAAACGGTTCCAAGGGCGAAAACGCCCGCGAGAAACCTTCTGTATATTTCAAAAAAGCGCGCTTTCTGCGATACCAGCCCAAGAAGCCGGTTGTACAGCGGACTTATGAGAATATACGTCACCGCGGACCATAGAAGCACCGTCAAATACGGCAGCAACACCCTGCCGAGCAGAATAAGCATGATGCCCAATAACGCGATGAAGGAAAGAGCCTGTATTTGTTTTCGTTGTGCCATGAGTTAAGTATACGATCAAATCCGAACAGATGATAAGACCCGCAGCCCGTTTTTTCGAACAGCATGCTTGCATAACGATTTTTTACGGTATATAATTTGTTGACGGAATCAACCAACTGAAGGAGAAGAAAATGGCGTATGGATTTTTCGACGACCCGCGCAGGGAATATGTGATAACGAACCCCCGGACACCGGTGAAATGGATAAACTACGTGGGGAATCTTTCGTTCGGCGGCTTCATAGACCACACAGGCGGTTCGCAGCTCTGCAAGGGCGACCCGGCCCTCAACCGCATAACAAAATACATCCCCCAGCTTCCCGCCTCCGATTTCAAGGGCGAAACCGCCTACATCAGGGTTCGGAAACCCGGCGAGCCGGCCTCTTCCGCCAAGATCGACTCTCCCTACTGGGTACCCTGCCTGGGAACATACGAAAAATTCGAGTGCAGGATCGGCATGTACTACACGCAGTGGAAAACCCGGATAGCCGGCCTCGACTTCGACGTTCTCGCCTTCGTTCCGCTCGGCTCGACCCAGCTGGTACGCAGATATACGGTCACAAATCCCGGAACAGAAGCCGTCCAGGCAGACCTGGTGCCGGTCGTCGAGTTTTCGCATTTCGACGCGCTCAAACAGCTCACAAACGCCGACTGGGTGCCCCAGACCATGCAGTCGGCAGCTCTCACTGTGAAGAACGGACGCACCGCGATCGCGGCCTACGCCTTCATGAAGCGCGACTACGCCGTGAACGTATTTACCGCGAGCCTGCCCGCCGAATCCTGGGAAACCGACAGAAAACGCTTCCTCGGCGATAATGAATACGGCACCTGGAGGGAACCCCTCTCGCTCAAAAACGAGAAGCTCTCGTCCAAGGATTCTGTCCGCGGCGACATCATCGCGGCCCTGCAGATACCGCTGGGAACGATCGCCCCCGGCGCCTCTGCTACGGTCATAACGGGACTCACCCAGGCGCCCTCGCTCTCCAAAGCGGCGGATCACGCGAATTCCTTCATGACGAACGAGGAAATAGACGCGGCTTTCCGCGATCTTTCGGCGTTCTGGGACGATTATCTTTCCATTTTCAAGATTGAAACTCCGGACCCCGCGTTCAACTCGATGCTCAACATCCATAACCCCCGCCAGTGCTACACCACGAAAACCTGGTCGCGTTACCTCTCCCTGTATCAGCTGGGATACGGCTCCGACCGCGGCATCGGCTTCAGGGACTCGACCCAGGACTGCATGGGCGTCATTCCCCAGATTCCGGCCGAAGCACGCGAGCTCATGGAAAAGCTGATGTCCGTCCAGAGCACTGACGGCTCGGCCTATCACCAGTTCAACCCCCTGACCATGATCGCCGGCCGCGGAGACTCTATGGAGTATGAAGACCGGCCGCACTGGTATTCGGACGACGCGCTGTGGATGGTGCTCGCGGTTTCCGCCTATCTCAAGGAAACCGGGGACTACGCCTTCCTGCAGAAAACCATCCCCTTCTACGAAAAAGACAAAGCCGAAAAACCGCTTGAATCAGGAACCGTTCTCGAACACCTGCTCCGCGCGGTCGCTTTCACTCACGATCATACCGGAGCCCACGGGCTCCCGCTGCTCGGCTTCGCGGACTGGAACGACACGGTCAATCTCCCCGCGGGCGCCGAAAGCCTCTTCACGGCACACCTGTACGGCTGGGCGCTCCGCGAATTCGCCGAACTCGCCGACTGGCTCAAGGATTCAGGGCTCTCGGCAAAGCTCCGCTCCTGGTACGATGAAATGAATAAAAGCGTGAACGCCTCTGCCTGGGACGGCGACTGGTATGTCCGCTACTTCGACGACAAGGGATCGCCGGTCGGCTCGGCAAAGAACGAATACGGCAAACTGTGGCTGAACGGCCAATCCTGGGCGGTGCTCTCGGGCTTCGGTCAGGGCGCCGGACAGGACGCCGCGGGAGACGGGAAAACCCCGAGCCGCGGAAAAATCGCGATGGAAGCCGTCAAAAAGCACCTGGCGACTGACAAGGGAATCAAGCTTTCCTGGCCGGGGTACAACGGCTTCGATCCCCAAAAGGGAGGAGTCACCACCTATCCGCCGGGAGCGAAGGAAAACGGAGGCATCTTCCTCCACCCGAATCCCTGGGCGATCATCGCGGAAACGATCCTCGGAGACGGCGACCAGGCCTTCGCCTACTATCAAAACGTCAATCCGGCCGCGAAAAACGATTCCATGGACGAATACGAGTGCGAGCCCTACTGCTACGCGCAGAACATCCTCTCCAACGAACACCCGAATTTCGGACTGGGCAGAAACTCCTGGCTATCCGGCACCTCGAGCTGGATGTATCAATCCTCCACCAAATACATCCTCGGCATCCAGCCCGAACACGAAGGATTGCGCATCAATCCCTGCATCCCGAAACAGTGGAACGGCTTCAAGGCGGAGCGCCGCTGCAGGGGTGTCGTCTACAAGATTTCAGTGCATAATCCCGATGGTCGCTCGAAGGGCGTGCGCAAGATGCTCGTGGACGGCAAGGAAGCCCGGGGCAACCTGGTTCCCTGGTTCGCCTCGGGCGAACACACGATCGATGTAACCTTGTAAACGCCTGAATCATTTCCTTTTCGGAACGTACATGAGTATATTTAACTAAGAGCAGGCCCGCCTATCCCGAGCTGGCCCGTTGGGGCTGCCCGGGATAGGCGGTACCGTTTTCAATAATCCAAGGAGTAGTGATGAAAAAGATTATCGCGGCGTTCTGCCTCCTTCTCGCGGCGGGAACCGCTCAGGTTTTTTCTTACGGAGTGGGAATTCAGGGCGGCTACGGATTCGGCCGGGGCGGCGCGGGAGCGGTCACCTTCAAGCTGGACGAGCTTCCCTACGTATTCGCCGTAAGCATTTCAGGCGGAGAAGAAGTTTTTATTTCGGGAACAGCTGACTATTGGTTTAAGACGGATACCCTGTACGGACCGGCGAGATACTTCGTCGGAGCAGGCGCGGGACTGGCTATAGGAACCGGCGACGATTTCTTTCTCGGCGCGGCCTTCCGCGTGCCGGTAGGAATCAACGCCTTTCTCGTGGACAATTTCGTAGAACCCTATATCCAGATTGTTCCGGAACTCGGGCTTTCCGTTCTCCCACATGTGAACATGACCTGGGACGTCGGAGCGAACATCGGCGTGCGCTTCTGGTTCTAAAGAACCGGATCGACCCTCTGCGGCTGAAAATTTCAGGTCCCGGAGGGTCTCCGTCATTTCTGTTCTTTTACGATGTATCCGGGCCGGC
Encoded proteins:
- a CDS encoding GH36-type glycosyl hydrolase domain-containing protein, with protein sequence MAYGFFDDPRREYVITNPRTPVKWINYVGNLSFGGFIDHTGGSQLCKGDPALNRITKYIPQLPASDFKGETAYIRVRKPGEPASSAKIDSPYWVPCLGTYEKFECRIGMYYTQWKTRIAGLDFDVLAFVPLGSTQLVRRYTVTNPGTEAVQADLVPVVEFSHFDALKQLTNADWVPQTMQSAALTVKNGRTAIAAYAFMKRDYAVNVFTASLPAESWETDRKRFLGDNEYGTWREPLSLKNEKLSSKDSVRGDIIAALQIPLGTIAPGASATVITGLTQAPSLSKAADHANSFMTNEEIDAAFRDLSAFWDDYLSIFKIETPDPAFNSMLNIHNPRQCYTTKTWSRYLSLYQLGYGSDRGIGFRDSTQDCMGVIPQIPAEARELMEKLMSVQSTDGSAYHQFNPLTMIAGRGDSMEYEDRPHWYSDDALWMVLAVSAYLKETGDYAFLQKTIPFYEKDKAEKPLESGTVLEHLLRAVAFTHDHTGAHGLPLLGFADWNDTVNLPAGAESLFTAHLYGWALREFAELADWLKDSGLSAKLRSWYDEMNKSVNASAWDGDWYVRYFDDKGSPVGSAKNEYGKLWLNGQSWAVLSGFGQGAGQDAAGDGKTPSRGKIAMEAVKKHLATDKGIKLSWPGYNGFDPQKGGVTTYPPGAKENGGIFLHPNPWAIIAETILGDGDQAFAYYQNVNPAAKNDSMDEYECEPYCYAQNILSNEHPNFGLGRNSWLSGTSSWMYQSSTKYILGIQPEHEGLRINPCIPKQWNGFKAERRCRGVVYKISVHNPDGRSKGVRKMLVDGKEARGNLVPWFASGEHTIDVTL